The following are from one region of the Bacteroidota bacterium genome:
- a CDS encoding outer membrane protein transport protein: MGRILFSVFFGSVFLSSLSAQNETDALRYSNIGFGGTARYIGMSGAFGAIGADVSVLSTNPAGLGMYHKNEMVFSPSLYSQNVTSLYNGTTSEQSRYNMRFENFGMVFTGKTDNKEEKGWQHVSMGIGYNCYNTFQRDMLMEGDATTSMMDSWKKTAGGTGPSNLDPFYEQLAWNTYLLNNYSNDTTQYTDTIPDGDWLHQIKTTTERGKMGEWNFAVAGNYSNKIYLGASVGIASVRYEYTSEYSEQELYDTVSYFNSFAFDEMVTTTGRGYNFKCGMIYRPLDFIRIGLAFNSPTALKLNDKYSNTMTSAFDQTAPGTKTWTWQSPDGSFSYTIRTPMRTTASAAFIIGKAGMIGADYEIVDYSDAMLKSPTFAFRDANAAIKSKYTLAENLRVGGEFRLLPWIFRAGFAYYGSPYKSTVENNAAKISYSFGFGYRDKDDNFFADIGFVTNREKSNYYFYDQSLVNPVNNKSHVLDAVLTVGFRY, encoded by the coding sequence ATGGGCAGAATTCTCTTCTCCGTTTTTTTCGGATCGGTATTCCTTTCCTCTCTTTCTGCACAGAATGAAACGGATGCTTTGCGTTATTCCAATATTGGATTTGGCGGAACGGCGCGTTACATAGGAATGAGCGGAGCTTTCGGTGCAATAGGTGCTGATGTTTCTGTGCTGAGTACAAATCCTGCCGGGCTCGGGATGTATCACAAAAATGAAATGGTTTTTTCTCCATCACTGTATTCGCAGAATGTAACATCGCTGTACAACGGAACCACTTCGGAACAATCGCGCTACAACATGCGATTCGAAAATTTCGGAATGGTGTTCACCGGAAAAACTGATAATAAAGAAGAGAAAGGATGGCAGCATGTTTCCATGGGCATCGGTTATAATTGTTACAATACTTTTCAGCGCGACATGCTTATGGAAGGAGATGCAACAACTTCGATGATGGACAGCTGGAAAAAAACTGCAGGCGGCACCGGCCCATCGAATCTTGATCCGTTCTACGAGCAATTAGCATGGAATACTTATCTGCTGAATAATTATTCAAATGATACTACGCAGTACACCGATACCATTCCGGATGGCGACTGGCTTCACCAGATAAAAACAACAACCGAACGCGGTAAAATGGGTGAATGGAATTTTGCAGTTGCAGGAAATTATTCCAATAAAATTTATTTAGGCGCAAGCGTGGGAATAGCATCTGTCCGTTATGAATATACTTCTGAATACAGTGAGCAGGAATTATACGATACTGTTTCTTATTTCAATTCATTTGCGTTTGATGAAATGGTGACGACAACAGGAAGAGGTTATAATTTCAAATGTGGAATGATCTACCGCCCGCTCGATTTCATCCGCATTGGCCTTGCTTTTAATTCTCCCACCGCTTTAAAACTGAATGATAAGTACAGCAACACCATGACGAGTGCATTCGATCAGACCGCACCGGGAACAAAAACATGGACGTGGCAATCGCCCGATGGAAGTTTCAGTTACACGATCCGCACGCCCATGCGCACCACGGCGAGCGCTGCATTCATTATCGGTAAAGCGGGAATGATAGGTGCAGATTACGAGATCGTTGATTATTCTGATGCGATGTTGAAATCACCGACGTTCGCATTCAGAGATGCGAATGCTGCTATCAAATCAAAATATACATTGGCAGAAAATCTCCGCGTTGGCGGCGAATTCCGTTTGCTTCCATGGATCTTCCGCGCTGGATTCGCCTATTACGGAAGCCCCTACAAATCGACTGTAGAAAATAATGCGGCGAAAATTTCTTACAGTTTCGGATTCGGTTATCGCGATAAGGATGATAATTTTTTCGCGGATATAGGTTTCGTCACAAATCGTGAGAAGAGCAATTATTATTTCTATGATCAGAGTTTAGTGAATCCGGTAAATAACAAATCGCATGTGCTGGATGCTGTGCTCACCGTTGGATTCCGTTATTAA
- a CDS encoding proline--tRNA ligase: MAKELTNRATDYSQWYNDLVTKADLAEHSAVRGCMVIKPYGYAIWEKMQQVLDKMFKDTGHSNAYFPLFVPKSLFEAEEKNAEGFAKECAVVTHYRLKADPAKKGSLIVDPDSKLEEELIVRPTSEAIIWKTYKGWIQSYRDLPLLINQWANVVRWEMRTRLFLRTAEFLWQEGHTAHATREEAIEEAEKMLGVYADFAENWLAIPVLRGVKTPNERFAGAEETYCIEALMQDGKALQAGTSHFLGQNFAKAFDVKFSNKEGKLEHVWASSWGVSTRLMGALVMAHSDDNGLVLPPKMAPVQVVIVPIYKSEEEYLKISDAANALKKELEEKNIRVRYDDRDTYRPGWKFAEHELRGVPLRIGIGPKDLENGAVELARRDTLTKESVNKNEVVSKIGKLLVEIQDSLFQKALQRRKDTMHVVNTWDEFENALEKGGFIYAHWDGTPQTEQTIKEKTKATIRCIPLDGNTENGKCVLTGNPSLRRVVFARAY, encoded by the coding sequence ATGGCCAAAGAATTAACGAATCGCGCCACCGACTATTCCCAATGGTATAATGACCTTGTTACGAAGGCAGATCTCGCCGAACATTCAGCAGTGCGGGGTTGCATGGTGATCAAACCTTATGGTTATGCCATCTGGGAAAAAATGCAGCAGGTACTTGATAAAATGTTCAAGGATACGGGTCATTCGAATGCCTATTTTCCATTGTTCGTTCCGAAAAGTTTATTTGAAGCGGAAGAAAAAAATGCAGAAGGTTTTGCAAAAGAATGTGCAGTAGTAACACATTATCGCCTGAAAGCTGATCCAGCAAAAAAAGGTTCACTCATTGTTGATCCGGATTCTAAACTCGAAGAGGAACTTATTGTTCGCCCTACGAGTGAAGCCATTATCTGGAAAACTTATAAAGGATGGATACAATCTTATCGGGATCTTCCATTGCTCATCAATCAATGGGCGAATGTGGTGAGATGGGAAATGAGAACAAGATTATTTTTGCGTACTGCAGAATTTTTGTGGCAGGAAGGACATACGGCACATGCAACGCGGGAAGAAGCAATTGAAGAAGCGGAGAAAATGCTTGGAGTATATGCCGATTTTGCGGAGAACTGGCTGGCGATCCCCGTACTGCGCGGAGTAAAAACTCCGAATGAAAGATTTGCCGGCGCTGAAGAAACGTATTGCATAGAAGCGTTAATGCAGGATGGAAAAGCACTTCAGGCCGGAACTTCTCATTTCCTCGGACAGAATTTTGCGAAAGCGTTCGATGTGAAATTTTCAAATAAAGAAGGAAAACTTGAACACGTATGGGCGAGCTCGTGGGGCGTGAGTACGCGCCTGATGGGTGCGCTGGTCATGGCGCACAGTGATGATAACGGACTTGTACTCCCTCCGAAAATGGCTCCTGTTCAGGTGGTGATCGTTCCCATTTATAAATCGGAAGAAGAATATTTGAAAATTTCTGACGCAGCTAATGCACTGAAAAAAGAACTGGAAGAAAAAAATATCCGCGTGCGTTATGATGACCGCGATACGTATCGCCCCGGTTGGAAATTCGCAGAACATGAATTGCGCGGAGTTCCGTTGAGAATTGGTATAGGGCCGAAGGATCTTGAAAACGGCGCAGTGGAATTGGCGCGCCGCGATACACTGACAAAAGAAAGTGTGAATAAGAATGAAGTTGTTTCTAAGATCGGAAAACTTCTTGTTGAGATACAGGATTCGCTTTTTCAAAAAGCATTGCAGCGAAGAAAGGATACGATGCATGTGGTGAATACGTGGGATGAATTTGAAAATGCACTGGAGAAAGGCGGATTTATTTACGCGCACTGGGATGGAACGCCGCAAACCGAACAAACCATCAAGGAAAAAACAAAAGCTACTATCCGTTGCATACCTTTGGATGGCAACACAGAGAACGGAAAATGTGTGCTCACCGGAAATCCTTCTTTAAGAAGAGTGGTATTCGCAAGAGCATACTGA
- a CDS encoding NAD(P)-binding domain-containing protein: METKKIGVIGSGAMGTGIAFVAASAGHTVVLSDNDPAKLDEARSALRALLDKIVEKGKITNETASGIFSRIEFSASLSSFAKCGLVIEAIVEDLSVKQKVFSELEKIVGSDCILASNTSSLSITSIACACAVPARVIGIHFFNPAPLMPLVEIIPGISTDEKIISSSKSMINSWGKTTVVAKDTPGFIVNRVARSFYGESIRMAEEGIADYATIDWAMKEFGGFKMGPFELMDFIGNDVNYKVTETVWQQFFFEPRFKPSLTQKRLFEAKMFGRKSGKGYYDYSAGAIKPEPDKNEAIGREIFFRVLSMLINEAADALYLGVASREDIDTAMTKGVNYPKGLLKWADESGIKKITEKLQSLFEEYGEDRYRPCVLLKRMAKEEKKFY, encoded by the coding sequence ATGGAGACAAAAAAGATCGGAGTTATCGGCAGCGGCGCAATGGGCACAGGGATCGCATTCGTGGCAGCGAGCGCAGGGCATACCGTTGTATTGTCCGATAATGATCCTGCAAAACTTGATGAAGCAAGATCGGCGCTCCGTGCTTTACTTGATAAAATAGTGGAGAAAGGAAAAATCACAAATGAAACTGCAAGTGGTATTTTTTCGCGGATAGAATTTTCTGCCTCACTCAGTTCATTCGCAAAATGCGGACTCGTGATCGAAGCGATCGTTGAAGATCTTTCCGTGAAACAAAAAGTTTTTTCTGAGCTGGAAAAAATTGTCGGCAGCGATTGTATCCTCGCTTCCAACACTTCTTCTCTTTCCATCACCTCCATCGCCTGTGCATGCGCGGTTCCGGCGCGCGTGATCGGAATTCATTTTTTCAATCCGGCTCCGCTGATGCCGCTTGTTGAAATAATTCCTGGAATATCAACTGATGAGAAAATTATTTCTTCCTCAAAATCAATGATCAATTCCTGGGGGAAAACGACTGTGGTTGCAAAAGACACTCCCGGTTTCATTGTGAATCGTGTGGCGAGAAGTTTTTACGGTGAATCGATTCGCATGGCAGAAGAAGGAATAGCAGATTACGCTACCATTGACTGGGCGATGAAAGAATTCGGCGGATTTAAAATGGGGCCTTTCGAACTGATGGATTTCATTGGCAACGATGTGAATTATAAAGTTACGGAAACGGTTTGGCAACAATTTTTCTTCGAGCCGCGATTCAAACCATCGCTTACTCAAAAAAGATTATTCGAAGCTAAGATGTTCGGCAGAAAATCGGGCAAAGGATATTATGATTACAGCGCCGGCGCAATAAAACCGGAACCGGATAAAAATGAAGCAATCGGCAGGGAAATTTTCTTCCGCGTGCTCTCCATGCTCATCAATGAAGCCGCCGATGCGCTTTACCTTGGCGTTGCATCACGCGAAGACATTGACACAGCAATGACAAAGGGGGTTAATTACCCGAAGGGATTACTGAAGTGGGCTGATGAGTCCGGTATAAAAAAAATTACAGAAAAACTTCAGTCACTTTTCGAAGAATACGGAGAAGACCGTTATCGCCCCTGTGTATTGTTGAAACGAATGGCGAAAGAAGAGAAGAAATTCTACTGA
- a CDS encoding enoyl-CoA hydratase/isomerase family protein: MKFISSENKDSVAVIKLNRTDKFNSINRGMALELQEALDDAANDKNIRAIYFTGEGKAFCAGQDLGEAIDASGPGIEKIVREHYNPIITRLRRIEKPVVCAMNGVAAGAGANIVLACDVIVAARSAAFIQAFSKIGLIPDSGGTFILPRLIGFQRASALMMLGDKVSADEALQMGMLYKVFDDAVLHEEGMKIAMTLASMPTRGLWLTKKLLNDSAHNSLEQQLQRELEEQVAATKTHDFKEGVMAFLEKRKPVFKGE; the protein is encoded by the coding sequence ATGAAATTCATTTCTTCCGAAAACAAAGATTCCGTCGCCGTCATCAAACTGAACCGCACCGACAAATTCAACAGCATCAATCGCGGGATGGCGCTTGAATTACAAGAAGCGCTCGACGATGCTGCAAATGATAAAAATATCCGTGCCATTTATTTTACCGGTGAAGGAAAAGCATTTTGCGCCGGGCAGGATCTCGGTGAAGCGATCGATGCGAGCGGGCCGGGAATAGAAAAAATTGTGCGCGAACATTATAATCCAATCATCACGCGTTTGCGCAGAATTGAAAAGCCTGTTGTGTGTGCAATGAACGGCGTGGCTGCAGGCGCAGGCGCAAACATTGTGCTCGCGTGCGATGTGATCGTTGCTGCAAGGTCGGCCGCATTCATCCAGGCATTTTCGAAAATAGGATTGATCCCCGATAGCGGCGGAACTTTTATTTTACCGCGTCTCATCGGGTTTCAGCGCGCATCGGCACTCATGATGCTGGGTGATAAAGTTTCTGCCGATGAAGCTTTGCAAATGGGAATGTTGTATAAAGTTTTTGATGATGCCGTGTTGCATGAAGAAGGAATGAAAATTGCGATGACGCTCGCGTCCATGCCCACACGCGGATTGTGGCTCACCAAAAAACTGCTCAACGATTCCGCACACAATTCTCTCGAACAACAATTGCAGCGCGAACTGGAAGAACAGGTGGCTGCCACAAAAACACATGACTTCAAAGAAGGAGTCATGGCCTTCCTCGAAAAAAGAAAACCCGTTTTCAAAGGAGAATAA
- the paaJ gene encoding phenylacetate-CoA oxygenase subunit PaaJ: protein MSLNPLVYNGKFPDLWAIADEVMDPEIPVLSIVDLGILRNVERNENEIELSITPTYSGCPAMDTIATDLKNIFEQKGFEVKIKTVLSPAWTTDWISDEAKERLRKSGIAPPENSSADKNSLLGKTKTIKCPRCGSYHTEMISQFGSTACKSLWKCLDCKEPFDYFKCI, encoded by the coding sequence ATGTCGTTGAATCCTCTCGTATACAATGGAAAATTTCCCGATTTGTGGGCGATCGCTGATGAAGTGATGGATCCTGAAATTCCGGTGTTGAGTATTGTCGATCTTGGAATTCTCCGCAATGTGGAGCGGAATGAAAATGAAATTGAACTTTCTATCACTCCCACTTATTCCGGTTGCCCGGCAATGGATACGATCGCTACCGATCTGAAAAATATTTTTGAGCAGAAAGGATTTGAGGTGAAAATAAAAACTGTTCTTTCCCCGGCGTGGACCACCGACTGGATTTCCGATGAAGCAAAAGAACGTTTGCGGAAATCAGGAATTGCCCCGCCCGAAAATTCCAGCGCAGATAAAAATTCACTGCTCGGAAAAACAAAAACAATTAAATGTCCGCGGTGCGGATCTTATCATACCGAAATGATCTCGCAATTCGGATCTACGGCTTGCAAGTCACTATGGAAATGTCTCGACTGCAAAGAGCCGTTCGATTATTTTAAATGTATTTAG
- the paaC gene encoding phenylacetate-CoA oxygenase subunit PaaC, whose product MNKQEALFEFVLRLGDSSLILGHRLSELCSYGPYLEEDIATTNIALDLVGQSRILLTYAGQVENKGRTEDQLAYLRDHTQYRCALLTELKNGDFAFTNARLFIFSSFHFLLLTELCKSKDETLAAFATKALKETTYHLRHSSQWMLRFGDGTEESHSRLQNALDEMWMYTGDLFAVTEGDNLLVSDRIIPDVASLKTKWLENISKVFSEATIKVPDANAWMQKGSREGKHTENLSYILGEMQVLARAIPNAEW is encoded by the coding sequence ATGAATAAGCAGGAAGCTCTTTTTGAATTTGTTCTTCGTCTCGGCGACAGCAGTCTTATTCTCGGGCATCGTCTTTCTGAATTGTGCAGTTACGGCCCGTATCTTGAAGAAGACATTGCTACAACAAATATTGCGCTTGATCTTGTTGGTCAATCAAGAATTCTGCTCACGTATGCAGGACAAGTGGAGAACAAGGGCAGAACGGAAGATCAGCTCGCTTATTTGCGCGATCACACGCAGTACCGTTGTGCTTTGCTCACTGAATTGAAGAATGGCGATTTTGCTTTTACCAATGCAAGATTATTTATCTTTTCTTCATTCCACTTTTTATTGCTGACCGAACTTTGCAAAAGCAAAGATGAAACGCTCGCTGCATTTGCAACCAAAGCGCTGAAAGAAACTACTTATCATCTGCGTCATTCTTCGCAATGGATGCTGCGATTTGGTGATGGAACGGAAGAAAGCCATTCCCGTTTGCAAAATGCGCTCGATGAAATGTGGATGTACACCGGCGACCTTTTTGCAGTGACCGAAGGCGATAATTTATTGGTGAGTGATCGAATAATTCCTGATGTGGCTTCGCTGAAAACAAAATGGCTGGAGAATATTTCGAAAGTTTTTTCTGAAGCAACAATCAAAGTACCGGATGCAAATGCGTGGATGCAGAAAGGAAGCCGTGAGGGAAAACATACGGAGAACCTCAGTTATATTCTCGGTGAGATGCAGGTCCTCGCACGTGCGATCCCGAATGCGGAATGGTGA
- the paaB gene encoding 1,2-phenylacetyl-CoA epoxidase subunit B, protein MSNTDSQFPLWEVFVQAKSGTPHKHAGSVHAADKEMALQNARDTYSRRSEGTNIWVVPSSMITASSPEDIGSFFEPSNDKPYRHPTFYVIPEGVKYL, encoded by the coding sequence ATGAGTAACACTGATTCACAATTTCCACTCTGGGAAGTTTTCGTACAGGCGAAATCAGGCACGCCGCACAAACATGCCGGTAGTGTTCACGCTGCCGATAAAGAAATGGCATTGCAGAATGCGCGCGATACGTATTCGCGGAGAAGCGAAGGAACCAATATATGGGTTGTGCCTTCTTCCATGATCACTGCTTCGAGCCCGGAAGACATCGGATCTTTTTTCGAACCTTCGAATGATAAACCGTATCGTCATCCAACTTTCTACGTAATTCCTGAAGGTGTAAAATATCTGTGA
- the paaA gene encoding 1,2-phenylacetyl-CoA epoxidase subunit A codes for MDTIELEKHFNEKLDKGDFIEPKDWMPEKYRKTLIRQVSQHAHSEVIGMQPEGNWITRAPSLRRKAVLLAKVQDEAGHGLYLYSACETMGISREELLEQLHTGHAKYSSIFNYPTLTWADMGAIGWLVDGAAIVNQVMLQRTSYGPYSRAMVRICKEESFHQRQGYEIMCVLAKGTVEQKAMAQDALNRWWWPSIMMFGPPDTESKNSADSIRWKIKRETNDELRQKFIDRTVGQAEFIKLQIPDKDLKWNETRGHYDYGKIDWDEFKNVISGNGICNKERLAHHIKAHNDGAWVREAANAYAKKKLSREAGTLVA; via the coding sequence ATGGACACGATAGAACTCGAAAAACATTTCAACGAAAAACTCGATAAAGGAGATTTCATTGAACCGAAAGACTGGATGCCGGAGAAATACCGGAAAACGCTTATTCGGCAGGTTTCGCAGCATGCGCATTCCGAAGTGATCGGTATGCAGCCCGAAGGAAACTGGATTACGCGTGCACCAAGTTTGCGGAGAAAAGCTGTTCTGCTTGCGAAAGTACAGGATGAAGCCGGTCATGGTTTATATCTCTACAGTGCTTGTGAGACGATGGGGATTTCGCGCGAAGAATTATTGGAGCAGTTGCATACCGGCCACGCAAAATATTCCAGCATTTTCAATTATCCTACGCTTACCTGGGCCGACATGGGCGCAATAGGATGGCTCGTGGATGGAGCAGCGATCGTGAACCAGGTAATGTTACAACGCACTTCTTATGGCCCTTACTCGCGCGCGATGGTGCGCATCTGCAAAGAAGAAAGTTTTCACCAGCGCCAGGGATACGAGATCATGTGTGTGCTTGCTAAAGGAACAGTTGAACAAAAAGCAATGGCACAGGACGCGCTCAACCGCTGGTGGTGGCCATCTATTATGATGTTCGGCCCGCCCGATACGGAATCAAAAAATTCTGCCGACAGTATCCGCTGGAAAATAAAACGCGAAACGAATGATGAACTCCGCCAGAAATTCATTGACAGAACTGTAGGGCAGGCGGAATTTATCAAATTGCAGATCCCTGATAAAGATTTGAAATGGAATGAAACCCGCGGGCATTATGATTACGGAAAAATTGATTGGGATGAATTCAAAAATGTGATCTCCGGGAATGGAATCTGCAATAAAGAACGGCTCGCGCATCACATAAAGGCGCACAACGATGGCGCGTGGGTGCGCGAAGCTGCGAACGCGTATGCAAAGAAAAAATTATCACGCGAAGCAGGAACATTGGTCGCATAG
- a CDS encoding energy transducer TonB, with translation MKPPAISSEKSVLVPEKIFPAILRRNFSTGFFLLLILFSVSSCKPDEKENAVTKTNTFSDEDSVDTFSVKRPMPLTDAQKKELADSKGMVDSIVKESSNIINGGDPDVSDKIENSKAYVSDPDVAASFPGGDDAMQNYLTKKIVYPLVAFQNDVKGTVVVKALIEADGRIGGVGVVRSLGYGCDESAMDCVRAMPKWIPATKNGTAVRTLVTFPVSFGQ, from the coding sequence ATGAAGCCACCGGCAATTTCAAGTGAGAAAAGTGTTTTAGTTCCGGAAAAAATTTTTCCTGCGATCCTGCGACGGAATTTTTCCACCGGATTTTTTCTGTTGCTGATCTTATTTTCAGTTTCATCCTGTAAGCCCGATGAAAAAGAAAATGCCGTAACGAAAACGAACACATTCAGTGACGAAGATAGCGTCGACACCTTTTCCGTGAAACGGCCGATGCCGCTGACCGACGCGCAGAAAAAAGAACTTGCTGATTCGAAAGGAATGGTCGATTCCATAGTGAAGGAATCGTCCAACATCATTAACGGCGGCGACCCCGATGTTTCTGATAAAATTGAGAATTCCAAAGCGTACGTTTCCGATCCCGATGTGGCGGCTTCTTTTCCGGGCGGCGATGATGCGATGCAGAATTATCTTACGAAGAAAATTGTTTACCCGCTCGTTGCTTTTCAGAATGATGTGAAAGGAACAGTGGTGGTGAAAGCACTCATAGAAGCGGATGGACGCATAGGCGGAGTTGGCGTAGTGCGAAGTCTCGGTTATGGTTGCGATGAATCGGCAATGGATTGCGTGCGTGCTATGCCCAAATGGATTCCGGCTACAAAGAATGGAACAGCAGTGAGAACGCTTGTAACTTTCCCTGTTTCATTCGGCCAATAA